TACTGATCCAATCGGCGGAAGAAGCTTTGGCCGCCGGCCAGTGGGACAAGGCCAGAGAATCGCTGCGGCGCGGACTACTGATCCAACCGGACAGTTCGCGGCTACGATTCTTGTCTGCTCAAGCCGAGGCGAACGACGGAAACCTTGACGAAGCGATCGCGATTCTGGCTTCGATTGACAATAGCGATCCCGATTTTGGCATCGCCTCCCTGGGGCAAGCGGCACAGTGGTTGGCATCTGCAGGACGCGCGACCGAAGCCAGAAACATGTACGAAAAAACGCTCGAGTTAGCACCCGATGTCGACTTCCTGCGTCACCAGTACGCTGCGTTCCTGAACTTTGTCGGCTGGCGATACCGTGCCCGCGACGTGCTCGAGCCGCTTGTGAAGTCCGGGCAAGCTAACACGGCCGAACTTCGGTCTCTTTTGGACGTTTCGAATTCGTTTGCCGCGACCCAGGCGACTAGCACGAGCGGAACCGCCAACCGCGAGGGGCCGCTCAGCGAATCACTCGGACGGCTAAGCCATCGCCAGCCTCGGATCGCCATTGAGATTCTGCAAGCGATGTTGAAGCAAGGGTTGATGGATCGCGAATCGACAACCGACGCGGCAATCGCAGCCGGGTTTGCCGAGCTTCAACAGTTTGACGAAATGGCACAATGGCTCGACGACTCGTCACCGGACGTCACCAACAATCCGATGTACTGGCGAACGATCGGCGACCAGCGTTTCTTTGACGGCCGCGCTGACGAGGCCGTTGCGTGCTATCTGAAATCGATCGATGGCGACTGTACCAACCCGATTGTCTACGAACGCCTGACGGCCGCAATGCTGCGACTGGGCGACGATCCGTCCGCGCGACGCATCGACGGACATCGCGAATTGTTGCTGTCGATTTCACAAGTTGCCGAAGCGATCGTGACTCAAACACCAAGCGACGACAGCCTTGCCGTTGAATTGGCGGACAAGTTGGAACAAGCAGGCCAACCAGACCAGGCGGCCGCTTGGTTGTCGTGGTTTCGCACTGAGTATCCCGAGTTGGTGAATTCGGCTGCGTTCGATCGCGAGATCCTGCGGTTGAGGAGTATCGATGCCAACACTATCGAGACGCAGCGGTTTGTCGGAATCTCGCCGAAGGCCTATCCAGAACCGTCGGCGATCAAGCTACCTACAAACGATGGCTCTGCAACGAAAGAGTCTTTGGCAAATACCGACAAACGTCCATTCGTTCGGCAACCAACGCTCGCCACCTTCGTCGATGTTGCTGAAAGCACCGGTTTAGTTCATGAGTATAAGAACGCCAATCCAAAACGCCTCTACAACTTCCGCATCTTCGAAGGCTTGGGTGGCGGCATCGCAGCGTTTGACTTTGACCGCGACGGACGCGTCGATTTCTATTGCAGCCAGGCCGGTTGCGAGCCGCCGTTAGGTCTTAGCAGCGAGTCCAATCAACTCTACCGAAACCTTGACGGACACTTCCGCAATGCCACCGAAATCGCCTCACTCGTCGACCGAAACTACACCCAGTGCGTAACGACGGGCGACATCAACCAAGACGGTTTTGATGACGTGCTTGTTGGAAATTTGGGTTTCAATCGCATGTTGATCAACCAAGGTGACGGCACCTTTCGCGACATCAGCGAGTCGGTTGGCTGGACAAACCCCGATACGGCCCATTGCACGATGGGGCTAGCAATCGCGGACATCACAGGCGATGCGATTGCCGATGTAGTCGAAGTCAACTACGTCAATTCGCCGTTGATGTACGAACCGTCGCCAGTCGGGCCTGATGGTGGGCTCGTTAAAATACCAGGGCCACTGCACTTTCCCGCCGAGGTGGACCGTCTTTGGATTCAAACACACGATGGCAAGTTTGAGCCAATGAATTTGGGCGAGACCGCTACGTCGGCCGGCCACGCACGAGCGGCCGAGTTTGGTGACTCTGCGAATCCAGGACTGGGAATGATCATCAGCAACTTTGACGACGATCCAGCCAATGAAATTTTCGTCGCCAATGACGCGCGGCCCAACCAATTGTGGAAGCAGCAGCAATCGGCGAAGCAGCTAAGTGCTGACGACAACGAGTTGTCCTTCGAAGACATCGCCGTTGCCCGCGGTTGTGCCGTCAGTTCGCGAGGCGAGGCGTGTGCCTGCATGGGTGTGGCGTGGGCCGACTTTGATCGCAACGGATCGCCAGACATGATCATCACCAATTGGTTCGACGAATGGCTGAATTTCTACCTGGGTGACTCAAGCGGCAACTTTCGTGATGTCGCACCGCGATTCGGCTTAGACAAACTAAGCGAAAACTTACTCGGGTTTGGTTGCCAGGCAATCGACTTTGACAACGACGCGACCGTTGATGTCTTTGTCGCCAATGGTCATATCGACAACGTCGCGGGCGCTAAAACTGCGTTGGCGATGCCTGCTCAATTGATCCAAAACCTTGGTGATCGATTCTTGTTAGCCGAGCAGTCGGCCGAAACGTTTTGGCAGCAAAACCATGTGGGACGGGCTGCGATCACCGCCGACCACAATCGCGACGGACAAATGGACATCGCGGTGGTCGACCTGCTGGCGCCGGTCGCCTTGTTAGAAAACCAAACACAAACCAACAACCACTGGATCCAGTTCGTGATTGTCGGCGTCGAAAGCGAACGTGGGGCGATCGGCACACGAATCGAAGTGTCGCAGGGAACCGAAAAACAAGTTGCCGTCACGGCAACCGGCGACGGGTACCAGGGACGCAGCGAGGCCGTTGTACCGTTCGGCCTTGGCTCGTCCGAGGCGCCGGTTGGAGTCAAGGTTATATGGCCGTCGGGAGTGGAAAGTTATTTGCCAAGCTTGCGCCCCGACACGCGATACTTGATCGTCGAAGGGCAATCCGAACCATGGGCCGACCACCTACGCTGATCGTTTTTGACTTAGCTTGAATGAGCTTCGGCAAGTGGGATGCTCCGAACGCGCAATCGCTTTGTTCACGCCGCATGGAAGGATATTTGGTCGGCGGATTTTATTTCAAATATATTTGAAGATTCCGTCAAACGAGCCGCTACCTAGAAAGCAGACTGCTGTTTACTATTCATGAATGACGACTCGATCACGCTGAACGGGTCTCACTTGGAACAATCTTACAATAGTGAATGCCCAGAGCGCGGACAATCATTCGATGAAGTCTCTTTCTGCCTTTTGCTGAAACAGCAATGAGACTTTCCGGTTGTCGCCTTGCTCACTCTGTAGATTCCGTTCGCGATTAGCCAAATAAAACGATCCCGGTTGTCGGGCTCTTCTGGTTAAGTTTCTGTTTCATCTTTTACTATTTTGGAGAAGTGTATGGTTCAAACTGCGCGCCGCCGTTCGCACGGCGGTTTTACCCTGGTCGAGCTACTAGTGGTCATCGCCATCATTGGCGTCTTGGTTGGTCTCCTGTTGCCTGCGGTTCAGGCCGCTCGTGAAGCTGCACGCCGCATGAGCTGCAGTAACAATTTCAAGCAAATCGGGCTTGGTCTTCACAACTACCACTCGGCATTCAACCAGCTTCCTGCGCAATGTGCTGGCCCGCACGTCGCTGGTCTTGCCTACACTTCTGATAGCGTCTTGGCTGCCAACAACAAGCTTAGCTTTTTGGTTGGCTTGACCCCGTTCCTTGAACAACAAGCCATTTGGGAACAAATCTCGAATCCCGGCGGCATTGGCTTGGCGTTAAACGGAAACCTCACTGGCTTGTTCCCAGCAATGGGACCGTCGCCCGACACCGACCCAGGTGCGAACAACACCGGTGGCCGCAACTACACGCCTTGGTTCAACGAGCTGCCAACGCTTCGCTGCCCAAGCGACCCAGGCGTCGGTCTGCCGGCCCAAGGTCGTACGAACTACGCCGCCTGTCTTGGTGATGCAATCGACAAGACTCACGAAGGTGCCGGCGTTCAGCAAGCAAACGGCGTTTGGCCACTCAACGCGACCACTGCTGAACAAGCTCGTGCTGCTTGCCGTGGTGTGTTCATCCCCTACCAAAACACCAAGTTCCGCGACATCCTTGACGGACTGTCGAACACGTTGGCCTGTGCCGAAATCGCAACCAACTTGGGTGACCGAGACGTTCGAACCGACCCTGTTGTGAACACCGGTGTTCGCAACCGAAGCGGACAAGCTGGTGAACTAGGAAACCTGCTCGCCTGTGACGTCAGCATCGACCCGCTGCGTCCAAATTTCTGGGTCTCGACCGTCGACACTCTTTCGATCAACGCCGCCGGAACCGAAACTTGGCGTTCACGTAGCGCTCGCGGTTACATGTGGGCCTATGGTGGTCCAGTAACAACCGGCTTCAACACAATGCGTCCACCAAACAAAGCAACTTGCTTGGGATGGCGTGGACTGCGTGAAACGGGTGCTTTGCCACCATCAAGCTATCACCAAGGTGGCTGCCACGTTTTGTTCGCTGACGGTGCTGTCAAGTTCCTGACCGACTCGATCGAAGCAGGCAACCAAAGCTCACAACCGGTCAAGTTGGGCAACGTTGCACCAGCTCCTGTACCTGGTGCTCAAAGCCCCTACGGCTTGTGGGGTGCTTTGGGTACTCGAGCAAGCAAAGAAACGATCTCAGAAGAACTATAGTCTCGGACGACCGTTCATCACTTCGCCAATCCGCATGCCCCGCCGATCACTTGGTCGTCGGGGCATGCTTCTTCGTTAACATCAACCTGCAAGTAGTTTAAACGTGAAAAAGTTAGTATTGCTAAACGCCCTGTTCGTGGTCATGTTCGCATCAATCACCGGATGCTCGGAACCGAAAGCCGGCGTTGTCGCTGATCCAGCAGAAATGGACCAGTACATCACACCCGAAGGTGTTGATTTGTCGGCCGAACAAAGCCCCACCACCAGCAAGTAGTCGGCGTGTGCTGCGAGCAACCGCAAGGTGTCTGATTTGAATTCCATTGACATCGATGCCATGGACTCAGTTTGCTCGTTCGACGAATGACTCTGCAATCGCTTAGCCAGCCAAACGGAATTCCCGAGGTCAAATCCTCGAAAGCTCCGCTCGGCTTGGCCGGATGCCAGCCCACAGGGATCGGCCAACCATAGCCCGTGCATCAACATGAATGGTGTCGGCGAACTTGTGACCGAACGCAATTCAATTCCGCCATTGCGAAAACGAAACAGCGTCTCTTCGCCTTTCTAACGAAGCAATCAACCTCGCTTAGCGATCAGCGTTACGCCTTGCGACGACGACGGACAAACACCGCAACGCCGCTTGCCAGAACAAATGCCAGTGAACCGGGTTCAGGAACCGCACTGATATTCGTGTATCCGATGTCCCTAAGGATGCCGACTTCGATGGCACTGATCACACGAGTATCTAAGCCCGAAGCAACGGCGCCCTCGTGATTCATCATTTTCAACGCATTGCCATTGGTACCGTTGAAGAAATCCGTATCAAGGTGCGAGCCCGACGATCCGCCCAACCACGTCGCTGGCGAATAAAGCGGCACCGGGTTTCCACCGTTAGCCAGTACAGCGTTGGGGCCGTTGAACAACAGCCCGTCAACGGGCCCTGCGCCGCCTACCGACGCAGCGTTCCAACGGGCAGTGTCCAGTGCAAACGTTCCATCGATCAACGCGCCCGTGGAGTCGGCAACAAATTGATCAAACGTTGTCCAAGCGGTTGGTGCGCCGATAGGATCGCTGAACCCACTGCTGCCGTCTTGCCCGATGCTGGACGCAAAGCCGACGGCGTGCAGCAATTCGTGGACGGCTGTCGAAAACAAGTCCAACTCGCCGGGCTGAAAATCATCAAACGGCTCCCACTGAAAGTTGGCAAAGTTCCAATTGACCGTTCCGTCGGCCAACGCTGGCGATGGGTCCGCTGCATCACCACCAAGAATCTTGGTCCTAACATCGCCAGACGAGACGAATCCGTTGGTAGCAACCGACGCGCTAAAGTTCGAGCCCGCCGAGGCGAGTGTATTCGGCCCTGTTTCGCTGCCGTTGACGTCCATGTTGATGGTTGCGGTGTAGTTTTTGAAAAAACCGGCTAGATAGTTCCCCGCATTGGTCAGCCCCTGGCGACGATCGCTGCCCGTCTGTCCATTCGCGTTGAATCCCACGCCCAAAGCATCAGTGAAGTTGAAGTCAAAAATGACTTCAGCTTGCGCCGGTTCCGGCGTATTCATCAGAAACCCAGCGGCAATCAGCATGAAAAGCCGCTTGCGCAATTTTGAAACAACTGCCTTCTTATGACACATCATTTGACCCTGAGAAAAAGCCATTTAAAAACGGGAGCCTTGGCGAAAGCCAAGTAAGACGCACCGGTCGTGTCAGCAGCGAAGAAAGTGCGTGCTAGGCAAGATGCGGAGCGATAATATGCACCGGACTGCCGGTAAAAGCAACTACGCAAATTCGTTCATTTGACGCGGTTTTTACGGAAGTAAAGAGCAGTTCAGGCTTATTAGCGGCGTTGCCAACAAGCCTGAAATAGCATCGGAAATGCGTCCTTTGCCAATTCTGCCTTTATGGATCCCGCCAGCCATCCGCGGCCGATCGGTTCAAGGAACTCGCGATCGTCTTCCCCATCAACCGCGCTAGTCCGAAGTGACCGGTAATTTCAGCACAGGCTCAGTCCGCACAAATTCAACAACTTCCTCAAGTCTCTCGCTCGTCTGCTCGTTCCAGGCGTTCAGGTGTTTAATTTGCAATCTAAGCGTTTCCATTCGACGCTTCAACTCCCGATTCTGTTGGTGCTGGTTCAACGAAACAAAAACGAGTGCCGCAAATGCGATCAGCAACAACAGCGACCGAATCGAAAAGTGTTTCTTTACGAGCGGCGTATCGGCAACGATCAGTACTGCAGCTTGCGTTTGGTTTCGATTCATAGAAGTGTTTCAGATGGTAGGCGGTCGTCCTGACCAAGAACGTAGGCTTTCAAAGTCTGTGCCGTCCGCCATGGGATGATAGAGCCGTCCGCGTTCGGCTAGCTTTCCGCCCAGCAACGCCAGTGGCACGATTAGAACACAGCTCATCACGTGAGTCCAAAAATATGGGGCATCGACCAGCCAAGGAACTGACATTGCAACATCAGCGACCAGATAAATGCAACCGGCATAGAACGCGTGGGCGATGCACCTGTATCCAGCCAAGCGCCCGGCAAGATAGCCGCACAACAGAAACGGCGGCCACACAAATGCAGGAAAGAAAATGGCGTTGAACAAGATCGTCGAGCCTTCGTTGCGATCAAACAGCAACATCCAATAAATAAAAATAAACAGGCCCGCCATTGCCGCGAGAACCAAGGAAATCGCCAGCGTGGCGACAGGTGCGAACAGCACCGCAGGAATAGAAATCGCTGCGGAAACAGTTCCTTGAACGTTCGATCCGAACGGGCGATACGGATTTTGCATAACAAGTACACCGGTGGAAGGAAAACAGCGCAGCCTTGGAAAACGCCAAACATGAGACGCTTCGAAATAGGCTGGATTTACCTAAACGATGGGCGTGTAAAATCGCCAACTCGAACAGAAGCTCGCTACAACTGCTGCATTTCGAACAATGGCAGTGACAGTTTTAAATCGAGTGTTCCGATGCTTAATCAACCGAGCATCACCGGGGATCTCGTTAAAGAAAAGAACTGTCGCGTAAAAAACTTTACTGCTGGCTTTCGCCGAAATAAGTTGCCAGCACGTCGTTCCATTTGGGGCTGGACGTTTGACGCAGCAAGACTTGATTGATGGGTTCGCGCAGCGGACTGTCGCTCGGCAATGCGAACGCGTAACTCTGCCGCTCGAATGTGGTTGGCAACACGTAGGCGTCGCCCGACCATTTTCGATAGGTCTCGTGCTGCAAGATCGGCGCGTCGTAAACGACGGCGTCACATTGGTTGGCCACCAGACTGGTCAGTGCCGAGTCAACGTTGGGAAATCCGGCGAACAAGATATGCCGAGACCGCAGATAATCGGCCGACGTGGAACCGTTGACTGTTGCGACTTTCACTCGCGACAAATCGGCGGGGCCGCTGATGCGTGATCTCAACTCCGTCAACGTCAGTGCCGACGTGACCGCCGCGGTGAAACCAGCGATGATGAACAGACCGGCGAACATCCAAATCAATCCGAT
The DNA window shown above is from Rubripirellula reticaptiva and carries:
- a CDS encoding DUF1559 domain-containing protein, giving the protein MVQTARRRSHGGFTLVELLVVIAIIGVLVGLLLPAVQAAREAARRMSCSNNFKQIGLGLHNYHSAFNQLPAQCAGPHVAGLAYTSDSVLAANNKLSFLVGLTPFLEQQAIWEQISNPGGIGLALNGNLTGLFPAMGPSPDTDPGANNTGGRNYTPWFNELPTLRCPSDPGVGLPAQGRTNYAACLGDAIDKTHEGAGVQQANGVWPLNATTAEQARAACRGVFIPYQNTKFRDILDGLSNTLACAEIATNLGDRDVRTDPVVNTGVRNRSGQAGELGNLLACDVSIDPLRPNFWVSTVDTLSINAAGTETWRSRSARGYMWAYGGPVTTGFNTMRPPNKATCLGWRGLRETGALPPSSYHQGGCHVLFADGAVKFLTDSIEAGNQSSQPVKLGNVAPAPVPGAQSPYGLWGALGTRASKETISEEL
- a CDS encoding PEP-CTERM sorting domain-containing protein, with the protein product MLIAAGFLMNTPEPAQAEVIFDFNFTDALGVGFNANGQTGSDRRQGLTNAGNYLAGFFKNYTATINMDVNGSETGPNTLASAGSNFSASVATNGFVSSGDVRTKILGGDAADPSPALADGTVNWNFANFQWEPFDDFQPGELDLFSTAVHELLHAVGFASSIGQDGSSGFSDPIGAPTAWTTFDQFVADSTGALIDGTFALDTARWNAASVGGAGPVDGLLFNGPNAVLANGGNPVPLYSPATWLGGSSGSHLDTDFFNGTNGNALKMMNHEGAVASGLDTRVISAIEVGILRDIGYTNISAVPEPGSLAFVLASGVAVFVRRRRKA
- a CDS encoding FG-GAP-like repeat-containing protein produces the protein MPIPKCLIRSAVGFGLWLGVIGCSTSTVPTPDKDSAAAKVKTPTIEKSESVAPPLGDQPPSIDVLIQSAEEALAAGQWDKARESLRRGLLIQPDSSRLRFLSAQAEANDGNLDEAIAILASIDNSDPDFGIASLGQAAQWLASAGRATEARNMYEKTLELAPDVDFLRHQYAAFLNFVGWRYRARDVLEPLVKSGQANTAELRSLLDVSNSFAATQATSTSGTANREGPLSESLGRLSHRQPRIAIEILQAMLKQGLMDRESTTDAAIAAGFAELQQFDEMAQWLDDSSPDVTNNPMYWRTIGDQRFFDGRADEAVACYLKSIDGDCTNPIVYERLTAAMLRLGDDPSARRIDGHRELLLSISQVAEAIVTQTPSDDSLAVELADKLEQAGQPDQAAAWLSWFRTEYPELVNSAAFDREILRLRSIDANTIETQRFVGISPKAYPEPSAIKLPTNDGSATKESLANTDKRPFVRQPTLATFVDVAESTGLVHEYKNANPKRLYNFRIFEGLGGGIAAFDFDRDGRVDFYCSQAGCEPPLGLSSESNQLYRNLDGHFRNATEIASLVDRNYTQCVTTGDINQDGFDDVLVGNLGFNRMLINQGDGTFRDISESVGWTNPDTAHCTMGLAIADITGDAIADVVEVNYVNSPLMYEPSPVGPDGGLVKIPGPLHFPAEVDRLWIQTHDGKFEPMNLGETATSAGHARAAEFGDSANPGLGMIISNFDDDPANEIFVANDARPNQLWKQQQSAKQLSADDNELSFEDIAVARGCAVSSRGEACACMGVAWADFDRNGSPDMIITNWFDEWLNFYLGDSSGNFRDVAPRFGLDKLSENLLGFGCQAIDFDNDATVDVFVANGHIDNVAGAKTALAMPAQLIQNLGDRFLLAEQSAETFWQQNHVGRAAITADHNRDGQMDIAVVDLLAPVALLENQTQTNNHWIQFVIVGVESERGAIGTRIEVSQGTEKQVAVTATGDGYQGRSEAVVPFGLGSSEAPVGVKVIWPSGVESYLPSLRPDTRYLIVEGQSEPWADHLR